The window TCCAGATGCTTTGATTCCATTTTCATAAGCAGACTGTAGAACACTCATATCTGCTTTACCAGTAAATAAATAAGAAATAAAGGCAGTAAATAAAAAAATAGAACTTGACAATAGAAAAAAGCCGAAAGCAAGGTGCAATCTTCTATCTTTAAGAAACCCAATATTAAAATTAAACTTTGGACTCTTCTTTTTACTATCAGATTTTTTAAATGTATTTGATTTATAGGTGTTTTTAGCCATAAAAATTGCCTGCTAAGCTGTAATAAAGTTGCATAAATTCCATTAAAGTGCAAAATACTAATCTTCAATTAGAATATAGTATGTTTTTAACGATCGCTGAGATTAATTCTTACTTCTTAAAATTTGAATTATGATTAACTCAGTAAAAACGACTTGCTTGGACAAAAAAATAGCCTGAATAATTAAATTCAGGCTATTTGAGATGGGTGGAAGATGGGACTCGAACCCACGACCTCCTGAACCACAATCAGGCGTTCTAACCAACTGAACTACGACCACCATTTTGAGCACACAAAGGTAAGAAGGTTTCTGAAATTCAAAAAAGGTTTTAGTAAAAATTATTATAAAGATTTGTTAATGCTTTTCAGTCAATGATAATGGATATAATAAAAGACTTCCCAGAAATCTTGAGTGTATATTTAAGATTTAAATTACATTCCCTTTTTAAGTATTATAAAATGACTAATTTTGCACTTCATTTGGATTATATATGAAGAAAATAGCAGTAATCGGTTTAGGTTATGTGGGATTACCACTAGCCGCTGAATTTGGTAAATATAGAGAGGTTCTCGGTTTCGATATTAATGAGAAACGCGTTGAAGAACTTAAAAAAGGTTTTGATAGAACCTTAGAAGTTGAAGATGAGGAATTAAAAAAATCAAAACATCTCACTTACACTTCTAAAGTAGCAGATTTAAAGGACGCAGATTATTATATTGTAACTGTTCCAACACCTATAAATGAGTATAAACAACCGGACTTAACGCCATTAAAGATGGCTTCTGCTACTGTTGGCAAAACTTTAAAAAAGGGAGATGTTGTAATTTATGAATCTACCGTCTATCCTGGTTGTACAGAAGATGATTGTGTGCCTATTTTGGAAAAAGAGAGCGGATTAATATTCAATCAAGATTTCTTCTGTGGATATTCACCAGAAAGAATCAATCCAGGAGATAAAGAACATAGATTGCCTACTATCAAAAAGGTTACCTCAGGCAGTACTCCTGAAATTGCAGAGGAGGTAGATCAATTATATAAAGAAATCATTACCGCTGGTACTCACAAAGCCGCTACCATTAAAGTAGCAGAAGCCGCAAAAGTAATTGAAAATTCCCAAAGAGATCTAAATATTGCTTTTGTGAATGAGTTGGCACTGATATTTGACAAAATGGGTATCGATACTGCAGATGTATTAGCAGCAGCAGGAACAAAATGGAACTTTTTACCATTCAAGCCAGGTTTAGTAGGCGGTCATTGTATAGGAGTAGATCCCTATTATTTAACTCACAAAGCTGAGTCATTGGGCTATCATCCACAAGTAATTCTTTCTGGTAGGAGAATCAATGACAATATGGGAGCACATGTAGCCAGTTCTGTTGTAAAATTAATGGCACAAAAAGGTTCAGTGATCAAAGGCTCAAAGGCATTAGTCCTCGGAATTACTTTTAAGGAAAATTGTCCTGACATTAGAAATAGTAAAGTAATTGATGTTATTAAAGAACTGGAATCCTACGGTATACAAGTAGAGACCTACGACCCTCAAGCTGATAAAGAAGAAGTGAAGCATGAATATGGGGTTGAATTAATTGACAAGCCAAGTTCAGAT is drawn from Marivirga arenosa and contains these coding sequences:
- the tviB gene encoding Vi polysaccharide biosynthesis UDP-N-acetylglucosamine C-6 dehydrogenase TviB; the encoded protein is MKKIAVIGLGYVGLPLAAEFGKYREVLGFDINEKRVEELKKGFDRTLEVEDEELKKSKHLTYTSKVADLKDADYYIVTVPTPINEYKQPDLTPLKMASATVGKTLKKGDVVIYESTVYPGCTEDDCVPILEKESGLIFNQDFFCGYSPERINPGDKEHRLPTIKKVTSGSTPEIAEEVDQLYKEIITAGTHKAATIKVAEAAKVIENSQRDLNIAFVNELALIFDKMGIDTADVLAAAGTKWNFLPFKPGLVGGHCIGVDPYYLTHKAESLGYHPQVILSGRRINDNMGAHVASSVVKLMAQKGSVIKGSKALVLGITFKENCPDIRNSKVIDVIKELESYGIQVETYDPQADKEEVKHEYGVELIDKPSSDYNAIVLAVSHKEFKDFNLSNHLSDNGVSYDIKGFFERGLADKRL